One part of the Paenibacillus silvisoli genome encodes these proteins:
- a CDS encoding beta-galactosidase, whose protein sequence is MIEIINKQIVIDGKPQLIMCGEVHYYRLQRHEWQDRIDKLKDAGCNAVASYVPWLCHEPVEGEFDLDGHTRPELDLAGFIDLCEENGLYFFVRPGPFIMAEMKNEGVPFWVYEKYPEVIPYGWDGAAATTRTLDYLAPNFLAAARNWYAAVMAVVAPRLHGKGGSIIGVQLDNEIGMLSWVSNCPDLTENVVADFAAWLGRTYNDGELQQRYPFSLENEAERLEAIRSPKETYTAELLHDLGYYMRNRFARYVATLRACAEEFGVTGVPFFVNIHGTGGGRGFTYPIGISQLYESYTQAPGYLSGSDIYFGDLTMSNFQDLYLINGFMDAVHLPEQPLTSLEFECGDGNYGNNYGGRYDVSAADFKTRMCIAQGNRMINYYLMTGGINYRMDQKLGDGNDRVAFTGERHGFAAPVSPEGELNYTYPRMRRAIKTMMAVKDKLAVMNEERDGVAFAFIPDYYMTEYRYPKSDRTKEILQNIEANRAYGGWEIMARGMLLAGYRFSSVDIQNKPLDPQAAPVLALPCARYLSAAIQRKLADYLTAGGGLLLYGEVPQFDMEGKPCTILSDALGIQVEGHIQNGPHSWPSVAAEGWAAGRPEVHTHFAQRLAPGDGEVFMRMYDSGAVCGVEAKVGQSGRAIVIATAYSGDVPLFKTALERLGAKAGLTHDNGYYGIFTTSTSNSEGERFVHVLNLDGFEKELQLTGNGEKLFGGRKLTIGSKDGYMLPIGMSFGDERIAYATAEIIAVAADSISFRLTQPEDVIAIETARQIASSADYDVQEEGGVKIVVSRKHAKVDDKLTVQFV, encoded by the coding sequence ATGATTGAAATCATCAATAAGCAAATCGTTATCGACGGCAAGCCTCAGCTCATTATGTGCGGCGAGGTTCACTATTACCGGTTACAGCGCCATGAGTGGCAGGACCGCATCGACAAGCTGAAGGACGCGGGCTGCAACGCGGTCGCATCGTACGTCCCATGGCTGTGTCATGAGCCGGTGGAAGGGGAGTTCGACCTTGACGGCCATACTCGCCCGGAGCTGGATCTGGCGGGCTTCATCGACCTTTGCGAAGAGAACGGGCTATATTTCTTCGTTCGTCCGGGTCCGTTCATTATGGCGGAAATGAAGAACGAAGGCGTTCCGTTCTGGGTGTACGAGAAATATCCGGAAGTGATCCCTTACGGCTGGGACGGCGCGGCAGCGACGACTCGCACATTGGACTACTTGGCGCCGAACTTCCTAGCGGCAGCGCGTAATTGGTATGCGGCGGTGATGGCCGTAGTCGCGCCTCGCCTGCATGGCAAGGGCGGCAGCATCATCGGCGTTCAGCTCGACAACGAGATCGGCATGCTGTCCTGGGTGAGCAACTGCCCGGATCTGACCGAGAACGTCGTGGCCGATTTTGCCGCATGGCTTGGCCGTACGTATAACGATGGCGAACTGCAGCAGCGCTATCCGTTCAGCCTGGAGAACGAAGCCGAACGGCTGGAAGCGATCCGTTCGCCGAAGGAAACGTATACGGCGGAGCTGCTTCACGATCTAGGCTACTACATGCGCAACCGGTTCGCCCGCTATGTGGCGACGCTGAGAGCGTGCGCCGAGGAGTTCGGCGTGACCGGCGTGCCGTTCTTCGTCAACATCCACGGCACAGGCGGCGGTCGCGGCTTTACCTATCCGATCGGGATCAGCCAGCTGTATGAATCCTACACGCAAGCGCCGGGCTATCTGTCGGGCTCCGATATTTATTTCGGCGACTTGACGATGAGCAACTTCCAGGACCTGTACCTGATCAACGGCTTCATGGACGCCGTCCATCTGCCGGAACAGCCGTTGACCTCGCTGGAGTTCGAATGCGGCGACGGCAACTACGGCAACAACTACGGCGGCCGTTACGACGTATCCGCAGCCGATTTCAAGACGCGGATGTGCATCGCGCAGGGCAACCGGATGATCAACTACTATCTGATGACGGGCGGCATCAACTACCGCATGGATCAGAAGCTCGGCGACGGCAACGACCGCGTCGCGTTCACCGGCGAGCGACACGGCTTCGCGGCTCCGGTCAGCCCGGAAGGGGAGCTGAACTACACCTATCCGCGCATGCGGCGGGCCATCAAGACGATGATGGCGGTGAAGGACAAGCTCGCCGTGATGAACGAGGAGCGCGACGGCGTCGCGTTTGCGTTCATTCCGGACTACTACATGACCGAATACCGGTATCCGAAGAGCGACAGAACGAAAGAGATCCTCCAGAACATCGAAGCTAACCGCGCCTACGGCGGCTGGGAAATCATGGCTCGCGGCATGCTGCTGGCCGGCTACAGGTTCAGCTCGGTCGACATTCAGAACAAGCCGCTTGATCCGCAGGCAGCGCCTGTACTCGCGCTGCCGTGCGCCCGCTACTTGAGCGCGGCGATCCAACGGAAGCTGGCGGACTACTTGACTGCAGGCGGCGGACTGCTGCTGTACGGCGAAGTACCGCAGTTCGATATGGAGGGCAAGCCATGCACGATTCTTAGCGATGCGCTGGGCATCCAAGTGGAGGGCCATATCCAGAACGGACCGCATTCTTGGCCGTCCGTCGCAGCGGAAGGCTGGGCTGCCGGCCGTCCGGAGGTGCATACGCATTTCGCGCAGCGGCTTGCGCCGGGAGACGGCGAAGTGTTCATGCGCATGTACGATTCCGGAGCCGTATGCGGCGTTGAAGCGAAGGTCGGCCAGAGCGGCCGCGCAATCGTCATCGCGACGGCGTACAGCGGCGATGTACCGTTGTTCAAAACCGCGCTCGAGCGCTTAGGCGCAAAGGCGGGCTTGACGCATGACAACGGCTACTACGGAATTTTCACGACGTCGACTTCGAATTCCGAAGGCGAACGGTTCGTGCACGTGCTCAATTTGGACGGCTTCGAGAAGGAGCTGCAGCTGACCGGAAATGGCGAGAAGCTGTTCGGCGGACGTAAACTGACCATTGGCAGCAAGGACGGCTACATGCTTCCGATCGGGATGTCGTTCGGCGATGAACGCATTGCGTATGCGACAGCCGAAATTATCGCCGTAGCGGCGGATTCGATTTCGTTCCGTCTGACGCAGCCGGAGGATGTAATCGCCATCGAAACGGCACGCCAAATTGCGTCAAGCGCCGATTACGACGTGCAAGAAGAAGGCGGCGTCAAAATCGTCGTTTCCCGGAAGCACGCAAAGGTCGACGACAAGCTGACCGTACAATTTGTCTAA
- a CDS encoding ABC transporter permease, giving the protein MATTTSKQNVRRAKRGGLEKQNIKILYLFLVPAVVLTFIFAYLPMFSNYIAFLDYDFNKGWFGFGSEFVGFDNFAKFLTDDKFYKLIGRTLLYSITMMVATFPAPLIFALLLNELRGDRFKKVVQTTSYIPHFVSWVTVAGLFYMFLTVDPTGIINNIRQMFDPAAERISYMQDAKNFLPVLVISEMWKETGWGTILYLAALTSIDPQQYEAAQVDGASRWQRLIYITLPGLVPTMCILLIFSLSGLLATNFDQVFNLQNKMIRMETDTIGVYTYYQGLVSGQYSYSAAVGLFQGVISFILIMATNYTTKRLSNVGII; this is encoded by the coding sequence ATGGCAACGACAACAAGCAAACAAAACGTAAGGCGCGCGAAGCGCGGCGGATTGGAAAAGCAAAACATTAAGATTCTGTATCTTTTCCTAGTCCCTGCGGTTGTCCTTACTTTCATTTTCGCGTATCTGCCGATGTTCTCGAACTACATCGCATTTCTTGATTATGATTTCAATAAAGGCTGGTTCGGCTTCGGCAGCGAATTCGTCGGCTTCGATAACTTCGCGAAGTTTTTGACCGACGACAAGTTCTATAAGCTGATCGGCCGCACGCTGCTATACAGCATCACGATGATGGTGGCAACGTTCCCGGCTCCTCTTATTTTCGCGTTACTGCTGAACGAGCTTCGCGGCGACCGGTTCAAGAAGGTCGTGCAAACGACGTCGTACATTCCTCACTTCGTATCGTGGGTTACTGTAGCGGGCTTGTTCTATATGTTCCTGACCGTTGACCCGACGGGTATCATCAATAACATTCGTCAAATGTTCGATCCGGCTGCGGAGCGTATCTCTTATATGCAGGATGCGAAAAACTTCTTGCCGGTTCTGGTCATTTCGGAAATGTGGAAAGAGACAGGCTGGGGCACGATTCTTTACCTGGCGGCACTGACGAGCATCGATCCGCAGCAATACGAAGCGGCGCAAGTCGACGGCGCAAGCCGCTGGCAGCGACTGATTTACATCACGCTCCCAGGTTTGGTTCCAACGATGTGTATCCTGTTGATCTTCTCGCTGAGCGGTCTGTTGGCAACGAACTTCGACCAAGTCTTCAACTTGCAAAACAAAATGATTCGGATGGAGACCGATACGATCGGTGTTTATACGTACTATCAAGGTCTTGTAAGCGGGCAGTATTCCTACTCGGCGGCCGTTGGCTTATTCCAGGGCGTCATTTCATTCATATTGATAATGGCGACGAACTACACCACGAAACGTCTCAGCAACGTTGGCATCATTTAA